One Vidua macroura isolate BioBank_ID:100142 chromosome 35, ASM2450914v1, whole genome shotgun sequence genomic region harbors:
- the LOC128821149 gene encoding low density lipoprotein receptor adapter protein 1-like isoform X2 produces the protein MEALRAAGRAVLRSPRLARHGLGLRRRRKLPESWADMQEPLLEGMCFTLKYLGMTLVEKPKGEDMAAAAIRRIVATGMPDCQTLLSHPYSRSLCSKYPSLQRLLVFFHCQARVGARKFQKVILTVSPRGISLQDADTKEMVENISIYRISYCTTDKLQNKVFAYVAQSQESGALECHAFLSPKKKIAQAVTLTVAQAFQMALDLWEATHAGSRQDQPLHPSCVLESSEASRPREPAPPGTAPFTHHVGEEEEEEEDDNVSETLSGINTSCAPIELSYSTATVLPPGATPGQLDGAGRGWRLPQHWHQDCWPQDSPGLSQISATMDQPLRIHPVPAPGPASACRCPSTALLAWGLLALLPWSAQAAAPAPCPVPPA, from the exons ATGGAGGCGCTGCGAGCGGCGGGGCGCGCCGTGCTGCGGAGCCCGCGCCTCGCCCGGCACGGTCTGGGTCTCCGCCGGCGGCGCA AGCTTCCTGAGAGCTGGGCCGATATGCAGGAGCCACTGCTTGAGGGGATGTGCTTCACCCTCAAGTATCTGGGCATGACGCTGGTAGAAAAACCAAAAGGAGAAgacatggctgctgctgccatccgCAGGATCGTGGCCACG GGCATGCCTGATTGCCAGACTCTGCTGTCCCATCCCTACAGCAGGAGCCTTTGCAGCAAGTATCCAA GTTTGCAGAGATTGCTGGTGTTTTTCCACTGCCAGGCACGAGTCGGAGCTCGCAAGTTTCAGAAGGTGATTCTTACAGTGTCTCCAAGGGGCATCTCACTGCAGGATGCAGACACTAAGGAGATGGTGGAGAACATCTCTATCTACAG GATCTCCTACTGCACAACAGATAAGCTGCAGAACAAAGTATTTGCCTATGTtgcccagagccaggagagcGGGGCACTGGAGTGCCATGCCTTCCTCTCACCCAAGAAGAAGATT GCCCAGGCTGTGACTCTGACTGTGGCCCAGGCCTTTCAGATGGCACTGGATCTCTGGGAAGCAACACATGCAG GCTCTAGGCAGGATCAGCCCCTTCACCCTTCATGTGTCTTGGAGAGCAGTGAGGCCAGCAGACCCCGTGAGCCAGCTCCCCCAGGGACTGCCCCCTTCACACACCACGTTGGG gaggaggaggaggaggaggaagatgataATGTCAGTGAAACCTTATCTGG AATTAACACCTCTTGTGCCCCCATCGAGCTCTCCTACAGCACAGCTACTGTGCTACCGCCTGGGGCcacccccggacagctggacggtgctgggaggggctggagactcccccagcactggcacCAGGACTGCTGGCCCCAAGACTCCCCTGGGCTAAGCCAAATCTCTGCAACAATGGACCAGCCACTCAGGATTCACCCTGTGCCTGCACCTGGGCCAGCCAGTGCCTGccgctgccccagcactgccctcctggcatgggggctgctggcactgctgccatggagtgcacaggctgcagcacctgctccttgtcctgtgccGCCTGCATGA
- the LOC128821149 gene encoding low density lipoprotein receptor adapter protein 1-like isoform X1, translated as MEALRAAGRAVLRSPRLARHGLGLRRRRKLPESWADMQEPLLEGMCFTLKYLGMTLVEKPKGEDMAAAAIRRIVATDSPSYLLPHLNLAGSRAVPCHCMERRVKYWERWGLSLPVYVAVSRFEEYSVQGMPDCQTLLSHPYSRSLCSKYPSLQRLLVFFHCQARVGARKFQKVILTVSPRGISLQDADTKEMVENISIYRISYCTTDKLQNKVFAYVAQSQESGALECHAFLSPKKKIAQAVTLTVAQAFQMALDLWEATHAGSRQDQPLHPSCVLESSEASRPREPAPPGTAPFTHHVGEEEEEEEDDNVSETLSGINTSCAPIELSYSTATVLPPGATPGQLDGAGRGWRLPQHWHQDCWPQDSPGLSQISATMDQPLRIHPVPAPGPASACRCPSTALLAWGLLALLPWSAQAAAPAPCPVPPA; from the exons ATGGAGGCGCTGCGAGCGGCGGGGCGCGCCGTGCTGCGGAGCCCGCGCCTCGCCCGGCACGGTCTGGGTCTCCGCCGGCGGCGCA AGCTTCCTGAGAGCTGGGCCGATATGCAGGAGCCACTGCTTGAGGGGATGTGCTTCACCCTCAAGTATCTGGGCATGACGCTGGTAGAAAAACCAAAAGGAGAAgacatggctgctgctgccatccgCAGGATCGTGGCCACG gacagccccagctACCTGCTCCCACACCTGAacctggctgggagcagagctgtgccctgccaCTGCATGGAGAGAAGGGTGAAGTACTGGGAGAGGTGGGGTCTGTCCCTTCCTGTGTATGTGGCAGTGAGCAGATTTGAAGAGTATTCTGTGCAGGGCATGCCTGATTGCCAGACTCTGCTGTCCCATCCCTACAGCAGGAGCCTTTGCAGCAAGTATCCAA GTTTGCAGAGATTGCTGGTGTTTTTCCACTGCCAGGCACGAGTCGGAGCTCGCAAGTTTCAGAAGGTGATTCTTACAGTGTCTCCAAGGGGCATCTCACTGCAGGATGCAGACACTAAGGAGATGGTGGAGAACATCTCTATCTACAG GATCTCCTACTGCACAACAGATAAGCTGCAGAACAAAGTATTTGCCTATGTtgcccagagccaggagagcGGGGCACTGGAGTGCCATGCCTTCCTCTCACCCAAGAAGAAGATT GCCCAGGCTGTGACTCTGACTGTGGCCCAGGCCTTTCAGATGGCACTGGATCTCTGGGAAGCAACACATGCAG GCTCTAGGCAGGATCAGCCCCTTCACCCTTCATGTGTCTTGGAGAGCAGTGAGGCCAGCAGACCCCGTGAGCCAGCTCCCCCAGGGACTGCCCCCTTCACACACCACGTTGGG gaggaggaggaggaggaggaagatgataATGTCAGTGAAACCTTATCTGG AATTAACACCTCTTGTGCCCCCATCGAGCTCTCCTACAGCACAGCTACTGTGCTACCGCCTGGGGCcacccccggacagctggacggtgctgggaggggctggagactcccccagcactggcacCAGGACTGCTGGCCCCAAGACTCCCCTGGGCTAAGCCAAATCTCTGCAACAATGGACCAGCCACTCAGGATTCACCCTGTGCCTGCACCTGGGCCAGCCAGTGCCTGccgctgccccagcactgccctcctggcatgggggctgctggcactgctgccatggagtgcacaggctgcagcacctgctccttgtcctgtgccGCCTGCATGA
- the LOC128821149 gene encoding low density lipoprotein receptor adapter protein 1-like isoform X3, with translation MEALRAAGRAVLRSPRLARHGLGLRRRRKLPESWADMQEPLLEGMCFTLKYLGMTLVEKPKGEDMAAAAIRRIVATARVGARKFQKVILTVSPRGISLQDADTKEMVENISIYRISYCTTDKLQNKVFAYVAQSQESGALECHAFLSPKKKIAQAVTLTVAQAFQMALDLWEATHAGSRQDQPLHPSCVLESSEASRPREPAPPGTAPFTHHVGEEEEEEEDDNVSETLSGINTSCAPIELSYSTATVLPPGATPGQLDGAGRGWRLPQHWHQDCWPQDSPGLSQISATMDQPLRIHPVPAPGPASACRCPSTALLAWGLLALLPWSAQAAAPAPCPVPPA, from the exons ATGGAGGCGCTGCGAGCGGCGGGGCGCGCCGTGCTGCGGAGCCCGCGCCTCGCCCGGCACGGTCTGGGTCTCCGCCGGCGGCGCA AGCTTCCTGAGAGCTGGGCCGATATGCAGGAGCCACTGCTTGAGGGGATGTGCTTCACCCTCAAGTATCTGGGCATGACGCTGGTAGAAAAACCAAAAGGAGAAgacatggctgctgctgccatccgCAGGATCGTGGCCACG GCACGAGTCGGAGCTCGCAAGTTTCAGAAGGTGATTCTTACAGTGTCTCCAAGGGGCATCTCACTGCAGGATGCAGACACTAAGGAGATGGTGGAGAACATCTCTATCTACAG GATCTCCTACTGCACAACAGATAAGCTGCAGAACAAAGTATTTGCCTATGTtgcccagagccaggagagcGGGGCACTGGAGTGCCATGCCTTCCTCTCACCCAAGAAGAAGATT GCCCAGGCTGTGACTCTGACTGTGGCCCAGGCCTTTCAGATGGCACTGGATCTCTGGGAAGCAACACATGCAG GCTCTAGGCAGGATCAGCCCCTTCACCCTTCATGTGTCTTGGAGAGCAGTGAGGCCAGCAGACCCCGTGAGCCAGCTCCCCCAGGGACTGCCCCCTTCACACACCACGTTGGG gaggaggaggaggaggaggaagatgataATGTCAGTGAAACCTTATCTGG AATTAACACCTCTTGTGCCCCCATCGAGCTCTCCTACAGCACAGCTACTGTGCTACCGCCTGGGGCcacccccggacagctggacggtgctgggaggggctggagactcccccagcactggcacCAGGACTGCTGGCCCCAAGACTCCCCTGGGCTAAGCCAAATCTCTGCAACAATGGACCAGCCACTCAGGATTCACCCTGTGCCTGCACCTGGGCCAGCCAGTGCCTGccgctgccccagcactgccctcctggcatgggggctgctggcactgctgccatggagtgcacaggctgcagcacctgctccttgtcctgtgccGCCTGCATGA